The DNA window CATCCGCAGGGTAGCGGGCGCGACTCCGGCGATCGTGCAGCTGCTTGGGATCGTGGCGCTGGGACTGGCGACCGAACACGAGCCCAGCCACACCTGGGCTTCTCCGAACCCCGTGGGGTCCAAGCCACCCGGATTGTTGTAGAAGTCGATGCGATAGCCATTGGCGTTCGCGGCCGTGTCCAAGGTGAAGTGCACGGTGGAGCCGACGATCCCAGCCAGTACCGGGAAGTTCTGCAGCTGATTCGGCCCCGTGTCCGCGTCGCCGGCATCGTTGGGGGTGACGCCGTTGGCGCCCAGATCGATGCCGAGCCCACCGTTCCCGGAGAGATTGGTGTTGGCGACGATCGCGTTGTTCCCGGCGGTGGCGCCGGTTGCCTGGACGCCCGCGCCTGTGTTTCCGGTGATGGTGTTCGCTGTGATGGTGTTCTGAACGACCGATCCCAGTGCGGTCCCCGCCATCGTTATGCCAGCGCCGCCGTTGTTCGAAATCGTGTTGTTCTCTATGCGATTGGCGGCGACTTGAGTGGCGACCGCAAAGTTTCCTCCGTCCATAACGATGCCGGCGCCGAGATTTGCGCTGATCGTGTTGTTGGAAATCGTGTTGTTCTGCGTGAAGCCCCCCGCTCCGCCGAACTGCGGAATCAATCGGATGCCGGCGAGCCTGCTGCCCGAGATGTCGTTGGAACTCACCGTTACGTTGGAGACGCTGGCCAGGCCTATGCCGAAGTTCGAGCCTCGGATCACGTTGCCGCTTACCGTCGCGTTGTAGCCCGCGATAGAACCGGTGTTATAGATGCTGATTCCGTAGTTGCCGTTGGTTATCGTGTTGTTCGTCACCGTGCAGTTGTCGCTGTCTAGGCAACGAATGGCGTCGAAACCAGTGCCGGGGCTGGAAATATCGTTGCCGCTGATGACCATGTTGGTCACGCCGCTAGCCGTCACGGCGGGCTGAGCGAAGTTGGTAACGCCGATGTTCAGCAACTGGCTGTTCGCGGCCGTCGCCAAAAATGTGAGGCCGACGAAGCTCCCCCCGCCTCCGTTCAAGACGATGTCGCCGCCTCCGTTTATCACTACCGTGTCGGTGATGGCCGGCAGTCCGGGGGCGGTGACGTTGACCGTACCGGATCCGCTGAAGACGATGGTATCGTCCACCGTCGTGGTCAGATTCGCGGCCAAGATCGCCGCCCGCAGCGTCGTGCAGCTGAAGTTGGGGCTGGTGCCCGAACAGGTTCCGGCGACATCGCTCAAGCCTGTGACCGTATAGGTCGCAGCCAGCGCCGCCCCCGCCCAGAGCGGAAGCGGAATGATCGCCGCCCCGATGCAGACGCCGCGGAAGCAACGGCGACCACGGGAGGAGCCACCGGCGCAAACGTCGGCGCCGTCGCTTACGGTTGCCGAGCGACGAGTGAGAGAAGCGGGCCGCAAGCGAAAAAACATATCGATATCCCTTGGAAAGGCCACAGACCGGCGCTCTAAGCCCGGGCAGCGTGACTCCCCGAAGAAGCACTGGCCGGCGCCGACGTCGGTCCGACGCAGTGCTGTTGAATGGACAATAGAAATGCCTGTGACGGGCCGGCCGGCTCGATTAAGCCAACGTTAAGCTTGGTGAGATTGCCGCTCTGCGGGCCCGTACAGCAGCTAAAGACGGGCTCTGCCCCCTGTCGGCACGAGCGCGAACCACCGCAGGCCGCCCGGCAAGCGAGGCGACACCGGAAACCGTTTTCGAGGCAGAACCGGGCGGCGCAGACGCGCGGCCGCAAAGGAATCCGACGATTCCTCGCATACCCGAGCCTTCGCATAACCTGCCCTTACATGGATCGAGCCCGTTCTTGCCTTGCGGCCCGGCCATCGGGCTCCGGATCCAACAGCT is part of the Lysobacter firmicutimachus genome and encodes:
- a CDS encoding right-handed parallel beta-helix repeat-containing protein, producing the protein MFFRLRPASLTRRSATVSDGADVCAGGSSRGRRCFRGVCIGAAIIPLPLWAGAALAATYTVTGLSDVAGTCSGTSPNFSCTTLRAAILAANLTTTVDDTIVFSGSGTVNVTAPGLPAITDTVVINGGGDIVLNGGGGSFVGLTFLATAANSQLLNIGVTNFAQPAVTASGVTNMVISGNDISSPGTGFDAIRCLDSDNCTVTNNTITNGNYGISIYNTGSIAGYNATVSGNVIRGSNFGIGLASVSNVTVSSNDISGSRLAGIRLIPQFGGAGGFTQNNTISNNTISANLGAGIVMDGGNFAVATQVAANRIENNTISNNGGAGITMAGTALGSVVQNTITANTITGNTGAGVQATGATAGNNAIVANTNLSGNGGLGIDLGANGVTPNDAGDADTGPNQLQNFPVLAGIVGSTVHFTLDTAANANGYRIDFYNNPGGLDPTGFGEAQVWLGSCSVASPSATIPSSCTIAGVAPATLRMTATRCQNAGCAETATTSFGATSELSGPTSVDLRISKTNTPASGASDLAGDTLNRGQSTTYSIVVTNAGTSSVIAAVLRDPAASRTGLTCTTPPVCSGAACPVSPISLAALDAGIALGTLVAGASVTVTLSCTVN